Proteins encoded together in one Micromonospora kangleipakensis window:
- a CDS encoding alpha/beta fold hydrolase has product MTEQRGGPVDESCVLPEGPWTHRFVGANGSRFHVVEAGTGPMVLFLHGFPEYWLAWRDLLPAVADAGFRAVAVDLRGYGASDKPPRGYDGYTLAADVAGLIRALGERSATLVGAGAGGLIAWTVASFHPTLVRRLVVLGAPHPLRLRAAIFADPRGQFAASTPALKFQLPRYEHVLTRDNAAEVEAILRRWGGPQWVDGPDFAAYARCCREAMQIPQAAFCALEGYRWAFRSVLRLHGYRFVRLMQKPLVTPTLQLHGALDPASLPRTAQGSGRYVTAPYEWRLLDGVGHFPHVEAKDLVLGEILRWTKS; this is encoded by the coding sequence GTGACCGAGCAGCGTGGCGGACCCGTCGACGAGTCCTGCGTCCTGCCCGAGGGGCCGTGGACGCACCGGTTCGTCGGCGCCAACGGCAGCCGCTTCCACGTCGTCGAGGCCGGCACCGGCCCGATGGTGCTCTTCCTGCACGGCTTCCCCGAGTACTGGCTGGCCTGGCGGGACCTGCTGCCGGCGGTGGCCGACGCGGGATTCCGGGCGGTCGCGGTCGACCTGCGCGGTTACGGCGCGAGCGACAAGCCACCCCGGGGGTACGACGGCTACACCCTCGCCGCCGACGTGGCCGGGCTGATCCGGGCGCTGGGCGAACGGTCGGCGACCCTGGTCGGCGCCGGGGCCGGCGGCCTGATCGCCTGGACGGTCGCCTCGTTCCACCCCACCCTGGTCCGGCGGCTGGTGGTGCTCGGCGCCCCGCACCCGCTCCGGCTGCGCGCCGCGATCTTCGCCGACCCGCGCGGCCAGTTCGCCGCCTCCACCCCGGCGCTGAAGTTCCAGCTTCCCCGGTACGAACACGTGCTCACCAGGGACAACGCCGCCGAGGTCGAGGCGATTCTGCGCCGCTGGGGCGGGCCACAGTGGGTGGACGGCCCGGACTTCGCGGCGTACGCCCGGTGCTGCCGCGAGGCGATGCAGATCCCGCAGGCCGCCTTCTGCGCGCTGGAGGGCTACCGCTGGGCGTTCCGGTCGGTGCTCCGGCTGCACGGCTACCGGTTCGTCCGGCTGATGCAGAAGCCGCTGGTCACGCCGACCCTGCAACTGCACGGCGCGCTGGACCCCGCCTCCCTGCCGCGCACCGCGCAGGGCTCCGGCCGGTACGTCACCGCCCCGTACGAGTGGCGGCTGCTCGACGGGGTCGGCCACTTCCCGCACGTGGAGGCGAAGGACCTGGTGCTCGGGGAGATCCTGCGCTGGACGAAGTCCTGA